The DNA window TCTACTATAGAGAAGGATTGTTGAGAACATATAAAGGCTATGTTAAGAAATTGTAAATTGAGCGCACTACAGAAAAAGCCCTAAAGAGCATTCTCTTTTAGAGAAATTTCTTCAGGGCTTTACTTTATTCGCCTTCTACAACAACTGAATCGCTATAAGGCTCTTTTATTACATTAGATGCTGCTTGCGCTTCTTTGTTTTTTAACTCAAAATACTTATCTGCTGCCGCACGGGCAATTTCGTTGTTTGCTTTTGGTACATTGTTTGGGTCTGTTGTAACGTACGGAATCACTACAGCGTAAGCAATTTCCGGATTTTCATAAGGTGCATAGCCAACATGTGCAATATTAATTGCGTATTCGCCATTCATTTCATGATCTTTTTCATGGAAATAAACTTCGGCTGTTCCGGTTTTTCCGGCAGCGCTATACGGTGCATCACTAAATTGAGCACGTGCCGATCCTGAACTTCCAATATACACATTACGCATACCGGTTTGAACCTGTTCTATTTCTTCTTGTGTGTTATTAATGCGGTTCAAGGTTTTTGGTTCGATAATCGTTTCAATCGGCCCCAGCTGTTCACCATCTCTAGAAGCTTCGCGTATTTCCTTAACAACGTGAGGTTCCATCCGGTAACCATCATTCGCAATTGTTGAAATGTACTGCGCTAGCTGTAGCGGTGTGTACGTATCAAACTGACCAATTGCTAAATCGAGCAGTTTGGGACCAGGAGAAGTCCCACCCATATAGCCCGTTGCTTCATTTGGCAGATCGATACCTGTTTTAACACCCAGTCCGAATTGCGCAAACGAATTACGCATTGTGGCGAAACTTTCCGGAGCTATATACAAACCGCGGTTGTATTGATACTCTGCTCCTGCAATTTTCAAGGCAATCTTAAACATGTATACGTTAGAAGAACGCTCGATGGCCATTAAATCACTAATTGGGATACGATTAAATAATCGTGTGTTGAAAATAGAATTTTTTTGAGGCGTGCTGGCAAACTTCAAAGGCTCATCTATTTGAACTTCATTTAATTCGACTGCTCCCTCAGAATAACCCGTCAGCAGTGTTGCCCCTTTTACCGTAGAACCCATTTCATGAGAGGCTGTAAATGTGCCGAAAGCATAGTCATAAACAGCTTGGTTGCCATTTTCATCTTCACCTAAACGTTTCCCGACCATTGATAATACTTCTCCGGTCTGTGGATCCATCATAACTAAATACGCATCTTTGACCAATTTCGAGCTCGGCCCAGCTTTTAATTGCAACAATTTATTTTCAACTATTTTTTCAAGTTCACTTTGCAGCTCGCTGTCAATCGATAAAACCAGGTCTTTTCCAGCTTTCCCTTCATCCACAGGTAAGGTTTCGATAACACTGCCTTGACCATCTGTCACATTTTTGACGACTGATTTCTGACCTTGCAGTACCGCTTCATACTGCTGCTCTAAAAAGCTAGTGCCCACGCGATCATTGCGAGAGTAGTCGCGTGCCAAATAATAATCTAGTTTAGTGGCAGGTATTCCCGTTTCCGGAGTTGTCGTACTTCCCAAAATCGTCAAATCACTTGATTTCACTCGTTTCCAGTCTGTTACGGTATTGACTCCTTTTAACTTAGGGTCAGTTAAACGCTCTGAAACACGTGCAAATTCTTCATCTGTCACACCTTCATTTTTGATCATCTGAGGCGTCAGTGCGTACCCCGAAGTCATTTCACGGTAGATAGCCAATACTTCTAAGTCTTCTGCACTTAAACTGGCTAACTCTTTATCAGTGATCTTCTCTCTAATCAATGCGTCAAGCGCCTGCTGCTTTTCTTTTTCTGGAATGTCTTGTGCTGCAATTGCCTCTTTTTCTTTATCCGTTACTTTTTTTGTCGCACTTTCGGTATTTAACTGTATATAGAAATCCTGCTTGTCCCGTAGCGTCACTTTGTTATCATCTTTTTCGATCAACCTAGCTAATTCCCTTGCCACAATCATCATTTCTTCTCTCTTGGTCGTCTGCATTGCCGTATAGGTAATCGCATTAACCGGTGTATTTCCGACTTGAATCCGTCCTTCGCTATCAAAAATACGTCCTCTTGGAACACTTGTATTGACAGGAACTTCTTCAGTTCTTGCGATTGCACGCGCATAGTCTTCTCCTTTGACAATTTGAAGAAATCCTAAACGCAGAATCAATATGGAAAACAATAAGAAGATGGTGAAGAACAGGACATTCATTCGAAAGGCTGTATTGGACTGCAATTTCACTCTTGCAAGTGAAATCCGTCTTTTTTGAGGCGGTTTCATGAGCTATATGCTCCTTTCGCAAAAATATCCATTTACCAGTATATCATTACATCAAAAAAACACACACTTTTTCAGACGAAAAAGTGTGTGTAAGGTTTCAATTATAATTTTTATTTTGCTGTTTCGTAACGAGTTGAAACTTCTTCCCAGTTTACTACATTCCAGAATGCGTTGATATAATCTGGGCGTTTGTTCTGGTATTTCAAGTAATAAGCATGCTCCCAAACATCAAGTCCAAGCAATGGCGTTTGACCGTCCATTATTGGAGAGTCTTGGTTTGGTGTAGAAACCACTTCTAGTTCTCCGTTTGAAAGAACAAGCCAAGCCCAGCCAGAACCAAAACGAGTTTTACCAGCTGCTGCGAATTTTTCTTTAAATTCGTCAAAGCTACCAAATTTGCTATTGATCGCTTCGCCTAGCGAACCTGTAGGGTTGCCACCACCGTTTGGAGATAACAACTTCCAAAATAATGAGTGGTTCGCGTGTCCACCGCCGTTGTTGCGGACAGCTGTACGGATGGATTCAGGAACTGCATCTAAATCAGCGATTAGTTCTTCCACCGTTTTTGAAGCAAGATCTTCGTGGCCTTCAAGAGCCGCATTTACGTTTGTGATATAAGTATTGTGGTGTTTCGTATGGTGAATATTCATCGTTTCTTTGTCGATGTGTGGTTCAAGTGCGTCATACGCGTAAGGTAATTCTGGTAATTCATATGCCATGATTAAATTCCTCCTTGAGTCTATTGGTCTACCTTCTTAGCGTATCAAAATTTCTAGAGCGTTACAAACATAATGCATATTTAATCCATTTATTCAGACCTTTGACTGAATCATATTGATTTGCTCAGTTAAATTGTAAAAAAGAAGATGACAATCATGACAATTTGGATAATGCCTTTAGTAAAGACCGACGTAATAAATCCGACTACTGAGCCAACTCCAGACATGAACGACTTTTTCAAAGTTGATTTATTGAATAAGATTTCCGCAATAATTGCTCCAAGAAAAGGCCCAATTAAAATACCCACAATCGGAATAATGAACGGACCAACAATTAAACCAATCGTACTGCCCCAAAGTCCCGCTCTTGAGCCACCGAATTTTTTCACACCAAAGGCATTGGCAATGGCGTCCGCCCCAAATAATAAAATCACAAACAAACTCTGAATCGCCCAAAACCACCAAGGTAAATCGCTGAAACTAAAAAACAAGCCGTACATAACAAAGCCCCCAAAGATAAACAGGACTGCGGGAATAATTGGATAAACTAACCCAATAAAACCAATTACAAAACTTAATAGGATCACAATCCAGCCGATGATTTCCATCCGTATTCCTCCCTATAATAAAAGCTCTCTTCCATCGTGCCCTACATTTTTTAAAATGTAAAGCAAGAGGAAAAGAGCTTCTATTAGTCAGCACTATGTGGGCACTTCCGCTTTTCTTCGTTAAGCGCGGTTGCCTAAAATGGCTTCTGCAATATTAACTGCATGGTCTCCGATTCGTTCAAGGTTGCTGACAATATCGACAAAGACAATTCCGGCTTGTGCTGTACATGTTCCTGCATTCAAACGCAAGATATGCTTCTTCCGGAATTTGCGTTCCATTTTATCGATCAAGTCTTCTTGTTCAGCTACTTCGCGAGCTAATTCATGGCTTGTTGTATTTAACGCCTCAAGCGCTTTTTGAACAGTGGCAATGGTTAACGTAAACATTTCGGTTAAATCTTCCATCGCGCTTTCTGTGATTTTTACTTTGTTGTTTTCCTGATAGTCAACCAATTCGATGATGTTTTCGAAATGATCCCCGATTCGTTCAATATCTCGAACCGTTTCCATCAGCATCGTGTGCCGTGTAGAATCAGCAGCTGAAATAGATTCTGCTGAAATCAACACTAAGTAATCTGTGATTTTAGCATCCAGATTATTAATGGCGTCTTCCAACTGATAACCCATTTCTGCGTTTTTCTTACTTTTCGTCATTAAGTATTTATATGTCTCCTGTAAACCTTGAACCGAATATTCACCCATACGTAAAATTTCTTCTTTTGCTTGTCCTAATGCAATAGAAGGAGATTGCTCGATAAAATGGATATCCAAGTGTTTTGGTTTAAATTCAATCAATACTTCTTCTCCTGGAATCGCTTTTGTAACGAGATAAGCCCAGGCACCTATTAATGGAAATTGAATAATCGTGTTTGCTACGTTAAATGAACCGTGTGCAAAAGCAATCTGCATCTTCGGCTCTAATGCTAGGATGCCAGAGATCCATTCTACATAAGCAGTAAACGGTATTAACAAAATCAAGAAAATGACCGATCCAACAATATTGAACAAAACATGGACTGCTGCTGCACGACGAGCTGCTATTGACGTACCCAGTGCTGCAAGAACAGCCGTAATCGTCGTTCCAATGTTATCACCGAATAGAACTGGTAGTGATGCAGCTAACGATAAAATGTTCTCATCATAAAGTCCTTGAAGAATCGCTACTGTCCCACTTGAACTCTGAACAATCAACGTGAAGACTGTTCCAACCACAACTCCAAGAATCGGGAATTCGCTCAAACTGACTGTTAAATCGATAAAAGCTGGTAATTCTCGTAGTGGCTTCATGCCGCCACTCATTAATTCCATACCGTAGAAAAGACCACCAAAACCGAAAATGACCTGTCCAATGTTCTGAATTTTATTTTTCTTGATGAAGAAAATCATCGCCGCTCCGATTGCCATAATCGGTAAAGCGTACTCTCCAACATCTAGGCCAATAATGAAGGCTGTGACAGTGGTACCAATATTTGCTCCCATAATGACACCAATCGCCTGTCTCAACGTCATAAATCCAGCACTTACTAATCCAACTACAATTACAGTTGTACCAGAACTCGATTGAATCAGGATCGTAACGATAATTCCGACTAGAACACCCATGAATGGATTGGTTGTAAAACGATCCAAAATGTCACGAAGTTTATCGCCAGCTGCTTTTTGCAAAGCATCCCCCATAAACTTAATTGAAAATAAGAAAATTCCTAGTCCACCGAAAAAGGAAAAGAAGATTTCTTGCCAGTTCATTTCCACGATACTTATTCAACTCCTAAATTTCATATTCACACCTAACCTATTATGCGTAGTTTACTAATAATTTGTAAACACCTTTATGTAAAATTTACATTCCCGTAACAAAGCGACCTTTTTTCTTCCTTTCTACATGGTACGATTATTATATAAATGAAAGGAAGATGATTTTGAACCTATACCAATTATTCAAAGCGAGCTTAATGGAACCAAAAAGGCAAGCTGCCGTCCGTATTATGACTATCGGGAAAATTATGCAGTTTATTTTCATCTTTATTGCTTTTTTAACAGTCATTGCTTTTATCGAATTGATTTCCAGTTTAGACGTTGCTACTAGTAACTTAGACGGACTTGTAGAGTTTGTTGAGGAAATTGAATGGCTGCTTTATCCATTTGCTGTCATCTCTTTGTTTGTCTCTACGACCATTTATCATTTCGTTAAAATTAGTTTGTTCGCATTGATTGCTTTAGTAATTTTAAATGCCAGAAAACGGCGCGGTGAATATCGCCATTTATGGCGCACTACAGCTCTTAGTGTCACAGTTCCGACATTACTAGCATTTGCCTTAAGTTTTTTAGACTTAGGATTTAGCGTTTCCCTGTTGACCAGCTTATTAACCGTCCTCTATTTGTATTTGGCTATCGGTTACTACCCCAAAAAACCGCCTATCCAAAAAGCGCAATCTAAGGCTTGAGTTTTTGTAAAGACCTTAATAACTAACCGTCTTTCTTGTCTTTTAGAGCGCTACACTGCTAAAATGGCTATAGGTAATAGAAGAGAGCCTGCAAATTTCGGTTAATCCATCATTTATAGGACAAAGACATGTGAGCCGCAAGAATAGGCCACCATTAAAAAGGAGAGATTTTTTCATGAGCGAAATGACACACCGTTCAAAAACACGCCCCGTAAAAGTCGGAGATTTAACGATCGGCGGTAGTAATGAATTATTCATACAAAGTATGGCAACGACTAAAACGCATGATGTGGAAGCAACAGTTGCAGAAATTCTGCGACTTGAAGAAGCAGGATGCCAAATCGTCCGCGTGGCATGTCCTGACGAACGTGCGGCTTACGCAATCGGTGCCATTAAAGAGCGCATTAACATTCCTTTAGTAGTAGATATTCATTTTGATTATAAATTGGCTTTGATTGCCATTGAACAAGGTGCAGACAAAATCCGCATCAACCCAGGGAACATCGGACGTCGCGAAAAAGTAGAAGCTGTTGTGAATGCCGCAAAAGCAAAAGGCATTCCAATTCGGATCGGTGTTAACGCAGGATCACTAGAACGTAAAATTCTAGAGAAATACGGCTACCCAACGGCTGAAGGTATGGTCGAAAGTGCACTTCACCACATTAAAATTTTAGAAGACTTGGATTTCCACGATATTATTGTTTCTTTAAAAGCTTCAGATGTTAGCTTAGCTGTTGAAGCATATGAACTTGCTTCAAAAGCGTTTGACTATCCATTGCACTTAGGAATTACAGAATCAGGCACATTATTCTCAGGCACAGTGAAAAGTGCGGCGGGTCTTGGGGCATTATTTGCAAAAGGCATCGGTAACACCCTTCGCGTGTCGCTTAGTGCCGATCCTGTCGAGGAAGTTAAAGTAGCACGTGAAATGCTGAAAATCTTCGGTCTTTCTTCAAATGCTGCGACACTTATTTCTTGTCCGACATGCGGACGCATTGAAATTGACTTGATCTCCATTGCAAACGAAGTGGAAGAATACATCTCTCATATTAAAGCACCCTTAAAAGTAGCTGTGTTGGGCTGTGCAGTTAACGGTCCTGGTGAAGCTCGTGAAGCCGACATTGGGATTGCTGGCGCTCGCGGAGAAGGCTTACTATTTATGCATGGTAAAACTGTCCGTAAAGTTCCTGAAGCCACGATGGTTGAAGAACTGAAAATCGAAATCGATAAATTAGCGGAAGCTTATTTCGAAAAACAAGCAGCTGAAAAAGCGCAAAAAGAATTAGAACAACAACAAGTATAAGGTTGTGAATAGATGAGATACCGTTTTGGAATAGATATTGATGGAACCGTGACTTCTCCAACGTCATTACTTCCTCATATAAACGAACAATTTAACAGTGCGCTGACGTTGGACGATATTAAAGAGTACGATTTGACTGCGGCTCTCCCCCATTTGACACAGGGTGAATTCTATTCCTGGTTCCGTAGTTCTGAGCCAAAAATCTATGCAGCTTCTCCTGTTTCTGAAAATGCCAAGCAGATTTTAAATGACTGGAAAGACCAATACGAACTGTATTATATTTCTGCTAGGGGCGATAATGTTCGCGACGTTACTGTTGATTGGTTTGCAGAGCACGCGATTGCTTACGATCACATTGAATTGATTGGTTCACATAAGAAAATCGAAACTGCAAGACGCCATAATGTTCACTTGTTCTTCGAAGACAAACATGATAATGCTGTCGAAATCGCTGAAGAGCTAAGCATTCCTGTTTTGCTGTTTGATACACCTTATAATCGTCAAGCGATTCCGAGCAATGTTATACGGGTTACTAACTGGCTCGAGGCAAATGAATGGGTCAAAAATGAATTCAGCACTCAAAAAGTCTTGAGTGGCAAATAATTTGTTGAAACGAATAAAAGC is part of the Planococcus kocurii genome and encodes:
- a CDS encoding peptidoglycan D,D-transpeptidase FtsI family protein; translation: MKPPQKRRISLARVKLQSNTAFRMNVLFFTIFLLFSILILRLGFLQIVKGEDYARAIARTEEVPVNTSVPRGRIFDSEGRIQVGNTPVNAITYTAMQTTKREEMMIVARELARLIEKDDNKVTLRDKQDFYIQLNTESATKKVTDKEKEAIAAQDIPEKEKQQALDALIREKITDKELASLSAEDLEVLAIYREMTSGYALTPQMIKNEGVTDEEFARVSERLTDPKLKGVNTVTDWKRVKSSDLTILGSTTTPETGIPATKLDYYLARDYSRNDRVGTSFLEQQYEAVLQGQKSVVKNVTDGQGSVIETLPVDEGKAGKDLVLSIDSELQSELEKIVENKLLQLKAGPSSKLVKDAYLVMMDPQTGEVLSMVGKRLGEDENGNQAVYDYAFGTFTASHEMGSTVKGATLLTGYSEGAVELNEVQIDEPLKFASTPQKNSIFNTRLFNRIPISDLMAIERSSNVYMFKIALKIAGAEYQYNRGLYIAPESFATMRNSFAQFGLGVKTGIDLPNEATGYMGGTSPGPKLLDLAIGQFDTYTPLQLAQYISTIANDGYRMEPHVVKEIREASRDGEQLGPIETIIEPKTLNRINNTQEEIEQVQTGMRNVYIGSSGSARAQFSDAPYSAAGKTGTAEVYFHEKDHEMNGEYAINIAHVGYAPYENPEIAYAVVIPYVTTDPNNVPKANNEIARAAADKYFELKNKEAQAASNVIKEPYSDSVVVEGE
- a CDS encoding superoxide dismutase, which codes for MAYELPELPYAYDALEPHIDKETMNIHHTKHHNTYITNVNAALEGHEDLASKTVEELIADLDAVPESIRTAVRNNGGGHANHSLFWKLLSPNGGGNPTGSLGEAINSKFGSFDEFKEKFAAAGKTRFGSGWAWLVLSNGELEVVSTPNQDSPIMDGQTPLLGLDVWEHAYYLKYQNKRPDYINAFWNVVNWEEVSTRYETAK
- a CDS encoding DUF456 domain-containing protein yields the protein MEIIGWIVILLSFVIGFIGLVYPIIPAVLFIFGGFVMYGLFFSFSDLPWWFWAIQSLFVILLFGADAIANAFGVKKFGGSRAGLWGSTIGLIVGPFIIPIVGILIGPFLGAIIAEILFNKSTLKKSFMSGVGSVVGFITSVFTKGIIQIVMIVIFFFTI
- a CDS encoding Na/Pi cotransporter family protein, which produces MEMNWQEIFFSFFGGLGIFLFSIKFMGDALQKAAGDKLRDILDRFTTNPFMGVLVGIIVTILIQSSSGTTVIVVGLVSAGFMTLRQAIGVIMGANIGTTVTAFIIGLDVGEYALPIMAIGAAMIFFIKKNKIQNIGQVIFGFGGLFYGMELMSGGMKPLRELPAFIDLTVSLSEFPILGVVVGTVFTLIVQSSSGTVAILQGLYDENILSLAASLPVLFGDNIGTTITAVLAALGTSIAARRAAAVHVLFNIVGSVIFLILLIPFTAYVEWISGILALEPKMQIAFAHGSFNVANTIIQFPLIGAWAYLVTKAIPGEEVLIEFKPKHLDIHFIEQSPSIALGQAKEEILRMGEYSVQGLQETYKYLMTKSKKNAEMGYQLEDAINNLDAKITDYLVLISAESISAADSTRHTMLMETVRDIERIGDHFENIIELVDYQENNKVKITESAMEDLTEMFTLTIATVQKALEALNTTSHELAREVAEQEDLIDKMERKFRKKHILRLNAGTCTAQAGIVFVDIVSNLERIGDHAVNIAEAILGNRA
- a CDS encoding DUF1189 family protein; translated protein: MILNLYQLFKASLMEPKRQAAVRIMTIGKIMQFIFIFIAFLTVIAFIELISSLDVATSNLDGLVEFVEEIEWLLYPFAVISLFVSTTIYHFVKISLFALIALVILNARKRRGEYRHLWRTTALSVTVPTLLAFALSFLDLGFSVSLLTSLLTVLYLYLAIGYYPKKPPIQKAQSKA
- the ispG gene encoding flavodoxin-dependent (E)-4-hydroxy-3-methylbut-2-enyl-diphosphate synthase; its protein translation is MSEMTHRSKTRPVKVGDLTIGGSNELFIQSMATTKTHDVEATVAEILRLEEAGCQIVRVACPDERAAYAIGAIKERINIPLVVDIHFDYKLALIAIEQGADKIRINPGNIGRREKVEAVVNAAKAKGIPIRIGVNAGSLERKILEKYGYPTAEGMVESALHHIKILEDLDFHDIIVSLKASDVSLAVEAYELASKAFDYPLHLGITESGTLFSGTVKSAAGLGALFAKGIGNTLRVSLSADPVEEVKVAREMLKIFGLSSNAATLISCPTCGRIEIDLISIANEVEEYISHIKAPLKVAVLGCAVNGPGEAREADIGIAGARGEGLLFMHGKTVRKVPEATMVEELKIEIDKLAEAYFEKQAAEKAQKELEQQQV